The Microtus ochrogaster isolate Prairie Vole_2 chromosome 10, MicOch1.0, whole genome shotgun sequence genome contains the following window.
GTTCCCTGGGCGGATCCCAGAGCTTCCTCAGCTGAGTTCAGCACCTTTGGTCCTGTGGCCAGCTCTAAGAAGTGTGGGAAGGGAGCTGAGGCTCCCCTGTGCTATGGCTTCCCTGGGCAGCCTCCAGCCTGCTCAACCAGACCCgggtggaggtgggggcggggcgcTGCTTTTTCCGACTGGGGAGGAGGGGCCACAGTTAGGTTGGTCCCTTGGCCATTAAACTAGCTGCTGTCACAGGAGCCGCCCCAGGCTTCTCCCAAGCACTTAGGGACTGAGCCCCGACCCTCTGTAAAGCAGTCAGATTTGGGATCAGCTTTCTGCAGACAGCAAACCCTGTGCCCTGCCGCAGCACAGGTTACATGGGTCCCGGGGTCAGCTGTCCGTGGGGAAACCggctctctggcttccaggtgAGGACTTGGATAGAGCCTGTGGTGGCCTCAACCCAGGTGGCCGGCTCCCTCTACGATGCAGGATTACTCTTGGTAGTGAAGGAGTCCTTCTCATCTGAGGCTGGAGGCTCTTCCAACCACAATGCCAGCCAGTCGATCAGGGGGCATCAGGAGGACCAACAGCAGAAGGCCATCTCCAATTTCTACATCATTTACAACCTCGTGATGGGTCTGACACCGCTGCTGTCCGCCTATGGGTTGGGCTGGCTCAGTGACCGCTACCATCGCAAGATCTCTATCTGCATGGCAACACTGGGTTTCCTGCTGTGCCGCACAGGACTCCTCCTCAAAGTGATGCTGGACTGGCCGGTGGAGGTGTTGTACGGAGCAGTGGCGCTCAGTGGGCTCTGCGGGGGCTTCTCCGCTTATTGGTCCGGGGTCATGGCACTGGGATCCCTAGGCTGCGCTGAAGGCCACCGCTCCTTGCGCCTCATCCTCATTGATTTAGTACTGGGCTTGGCTGGGTTCTGTGGGAGCATGGCCTCGGGGCATCTCTTCAAACAAATAGTTGGGCACTCTGCTCAGGGCCTCCTGTTAACCTCCTGTAGCGTGGGCTGTGCGGCTTTTGCCCTTTTCTACAGCCTTTTTGTGCTGAAGGTCCCTGAGTCTGTGTCCAAGTCCAACAAGGTGTACCCCACTGTAGATACTGTATCTGGCATGGTGGGCACCTATCGAACCATGGATCCAGATGAGCTGGGCAAGCAGGATGCATCCAGGAACGCTATGACTCCTGGGAAAAGGAAGACCTCCCGGACCATCATCGCCCTGCTATTTGTGGGCGCCATTGTCTATGACCTGGCCGTTGTGGGCACAGTGGATGTCATGGCCCTTTTTGTGCTAAAGGAACCTCTCAGTTGGAACCAAGTGCAGCTGGGCTATGGGATGGCTTCTGGGTACATAATCTTCATCACCAGCTTCTTGGGTGTTCTAGTCTTCTCCCGCTACTTCCTGGACACCACAATGATCATAATTGGGATGGTCTCCTTTGGGTCTGGAGCCCTTCTCTTAGCCTTTGTGAAGGAGACATACACGTTCTACATTGGTAAGTTTGGGGCTCAGGGAGGCAGGATGCTGCAGGCAATCTGTGTCATAGGTTAGGGGTGTGGTCTAGGAGTCCCAGTTCAGTACAGGGGAGACAAGAAtgggtttgtctgttttgtgCATGTATTACCTGTATTGCTCACTGGATCTTGCCACAGTGGTGCCCATGCTCTGGGGCAAGGAGGTGTAGTCAGTGGATGGCACAGCCTGAAATGGAGATGGGTTCATGtgactttaataatttaaaattgtatctCTGTAAGCAGAGTGGGCAGCGTGCTCTCTATAACGCCTGCGGTGCTCAGAGGATGGTTTGGCAGAGTTCATTTTCTCCTTACACCACGTggcttcagggattgaactcaggttatctggtagcaagcacctttacctgctaagctacTTCCCCAGCCCTCTCTTTCTAGctttaaatagataaaatacacaaaaagttcCCTAAATCATCTAGGGCCAGATAAGAGCTTTTTAACAATGCAGAGAATTTCTCAATAATTAGCTCCAGTGGAACTCCATTGGCTCCACAAGCATTGGAGAGCATACCCACAAGACCGTGGACTGGGGTTTCCACTGGAGGACAGAGAGGTCAGACAACCTTGAGCAGAAAGCTCTAGAACTCACACGGTAACAGAACTTTCTCCAGCTGTAATCGTGGCCTCACCTGTCAGCACAATGGCCACTAGCCACGTGTAGCTATTGAGCATTTGATATGTGACCAGCGTAGGGAAAAAACAGAGTTTAGGGCTTATTTCATGTTAACTTACGTAGGCTGTACATGCCGAATAGCtaacaatttggaaaaaaaaaaacctctagatGGTTATCAGGGAACTACCCCAGGTCATAGACCTCAGAGAGACAGCCAGCAAAATGGCAAAGTTACAGGTAAGAATCCTTGTGCAGAGGACAGAGtgcccttctctccagcccttcccccttccttttctttctctccccatcccccactagTTAATAATGAGGTGAGGCAGCTGAACTAGGTGGGGGAACCATTTCTGAGAGCCAGAGATTCAGAGTCTGGGCTACTCAGGGTCCTCCCAGCAGAGAGGTCTAGTCTTCCACAGGGACtggggattgggggggggggcactggaaGGGaagcctttgtttgttttgatctgtGTTAAAGCTGGACTCAAATGCGAAGTATTCTTCCGATCTGTTACAGCTCGAGCCATCATGATGTTTGCACTTATCCCCATCACGACCATCCGATCAGCCATGTCCAAACTCATAAAGGACTCTTCCTATGGTGAGCAGAGGACTCTCCAGGATGTCCTGCTTGCTGTCACAGACTCTCAGAAACAGAAGATTcagaagcagggctggggagatggctcagttgataaagtgcttgcacGAGGTCCTGAGAGTGGAGTGGATCTCTAACACTCATAAAATGCTGGTGTGGGGGCTGGGCAGGATGAGAGGAGGGTCCCTGCAGCTATGTGTACTcatagcctacacacacacacacacacaccctagaagCATCCTCAAACTTATAGGGAACGTACTGGTTTCTATGTGGGGCaagaagaatggagaaaggagGGTAGAGAAAGTTCACCAAAGTTAGTCACTACAAGTCAGAGTCAAGGAAAGATATTTCTGGAAGATCCAACTAGATGGAGACAGGATTCCCTCCAAATTGAGCCATGGGGACTGAAAAGGAGTCCCTAGGAGCGTGATGGGGGTCTCTGGAGATCCCCAGGGACCAGGTAGGGGAAGAAGACAGGGACAACAATATATGTCCTGATAATCTTTGTTTCTTCCACAGGAAAGGTGTTTGTTATATTGCAGCTGTGCCTAGCTCTGACTGGCGTGGTGACATCCACCCTATATAACAAGATCTATCAGCTCACTCTGGACAAGTTCACGGGCACCTGCTTTGTCctatcttcctttctctccttcttggCAATTGTTCCAATTGGGTAAGACAAAAACTGACTACTGTGTGGGTTTAGGTTTAGGGCCCTGGTGTTTACATCAAccacaggctttctttttttttttaattataagcgCTTTCTCAAAGAAGAACAGCACCAAAAACTTGGTTCCTTTCTGAcaattttataaaactatttatttatttacttccttaCAGTTGGAGGCTCTGTCAGAAACTCACAGGAGCCATTCTGACCAAATCTTTGGTTTGGATCCTTTGTCCCTTCCAaggacattttcttctctgtgccctGAAGGGACTCAGTGACCACTGTGTGACTTGACACGTGTGAGCTCCCCAACAAGGCCTTAGGCAACAATTCCTTGACCTCTTCCTGACCTCTTCCTGGCCTCTCCCTTAAGAAACAAGAGCACCCACCTCCAGGCAAGCACAGGCAGATGACCCAGCAGTGAAAGAACAGGCGAGCTTCTCCATAGCCAGACACTGGTCCAGGAGTCAGAAGGACGGAAAAAAGCCAGAGTTATTTGGCTTCACTAGAATAAGTGTGAATTGCaaaggtgtgtgtgcacgcacacacacatgagcgcGAGTGTGGGCTGAAGTTCATCCTCTCCTTACACCGTGTAGgatctgggcttgaactcagatttgtcaggcttggtggcaagtgtccttacctgttaagccatcttaccagctcTGCAACAAATGTTCTGAAAACATTTCATGTGTGTTcagatgcccttggaggccagaggaaggtcttggatcccttggagctagagttagaggtTGTTATAAGGCCCTTGACATGGGTgcagggaatcaaactcgggtcctctggaagcatcCTTACCTGCAGAACCATCCTGCCAGCTCTACACCAAATCTTAATTCCCCACACAGAATCTTCACGATCTTGTGTCCAGCAGGCAGAGGCTCTGACCGGATGATCATGTGGATCAGGCACCTACCTGTTAAGTgcttcctccctcagccttcaGCCGTCCAGAAACACGTGCAGACAAAGACACATTTCTACACATTGCATGACTAGGAAAGATTTGAAAATGACTGCTCTCAGGTCCCATCTCCACAGACTGGGACTCGCACAGCCTGGGATAGACATTGTTTTAAAGCTCGACAGCTTTGTTTTGAATGTATAACTAAGACTGAACACGCATGGTGTAACAGAAATGCTTCCCTTGTCCTGAAGTCACTCATTGAGAATCCGAAAATCTCTTCCAGCTAAAGGTTGGCCAGGTTCTTGTGCTGTCATTAAGTAAAAGCAGGAGGAAAGACCTGTGGGGTcctagaaacagaagggaaggctATGCCAAACACAGACAGTTCCAGGAAGGCGTGCCAAAGCAGGGCGGGACATGGAAGTCAGAAGGCTGGACCAGCTACTATTGCATTCTCCTTCCTGATACCAGAAGAGGTCTTTAGGACAGGGCTGCCAACAGCCTGGCCATAAATGAGGGGCAGGATCTGAGTGGTCCCTGTAACAAAAGGAAGGCATAGTCACAGTCACAATGGGAACCTGTCTCCCTTGCCAGTTCTTCTTTACATGAACAGGGGGTGTTAAGGAAGGCTTCACAAGGCTCTTTGCTACACGGGGAAAGTGTAAACCTCCAGAAGAGAATGATTTCATgttctccaacctccacacaACCTACATCCATATCCCATCTCCATCACAGACTTTTAAACAAACAGTACTAGTAAACACTTTAAATCTTTGTATATAATAATTCATAAAGACTCCTTCAAGGTAACTATTATTTATCCCTATtttgcagaagagaaaagaaaaactcctcCCTCCACGTTGGTCTAAATTAAATCTTGTTTAAGCTTCTGTATTTCCCTTCACAGCACACTGTTTATATGCTTCCCACTGGACTACAGGCTCTCAGAAGACAGAGCCCACAGCTGTGTGGCTCCCTGTGTGCCCACGGTGCCCAGGAGAGAGCTCTCAGCAGCTAAGAAGTGTAGaacatggttctcaacctgtgggttgcatattacatatttacattacaattcatagcaaaAG
Protein-coding sequences here:
- the Slc46a2 gene encoding thymic stromal cotransporter homolog, whose product is MGPGVSCPWGNRLSGFQVRTWIEPVVASTQVAGSLYDAGLLLVVKESFSSEAGGSSNHNASQSIRGHQEDQQQKAISNFYIIYNLVMGLTPLLSAYGLGWLSDRYHRKISICMATLGFLLCRTGLLLKVMLDWPVEVLYGAVALSGLCGGFSAYWSGVMALGSLGCAEGHRSLRLILIDLVLGLAGFCGSMASGHLFKQIVGHSAQGLLLTSCSVGCAAFALFYSLFVLKVPESVSKSNKVYPTVDTVSGMVGTYRTMDPDELGKQDASRNAMTPGKRKTSRTIIALLFVGAIVYDLAVVGTVDVMALFVLKEPLSWNQVQLGYGMASGYIIFITSFLGVLVFSRYFLDTTMIIIGMVSFGSGALLLAFVKETYTFYIARAIMMFALIPITTIRSAMSKLIKDSSYGKVFVILQLCLALTGVVTSTLYNKIYQLTLDKFTGTCFVLSSFLSFLAIVPIGIVAYKQVPRAQGEGVEK